In Electrophorus electricus isolate fEleEle1 chromosome 1, fEleEle1.pri, whole genome shotgun sequence, a single window of DNA contains:
- the si:ch73-248e21.5 gene encoding uncharacterized protein si:ch73-248e21.5 isoform X1: MTSAEKVHITKMSAVHPTVGVTQVLTFCAVLLTRHCMTSATAEPDTTAPTRDRADRTATGTHAAELSHVPGGDDEPRTRPRNIESLPQVTVSSNLTLLTTQNGNSPETGTWSGTSSTGHQTHGFPRQHMAQTGHESGIDHWETRTGTEPSTSKTQQHVQPSSQASWGRTEGTARPGVRLGGFTAGHKDDGLPTPDWGFVKRMAGMKPWESAAVTARSASHETGAVIRTTSWRPQMQTSVGRESHDGMMETGATKVPLENSTEDSGVTWRIKGSHSLTMEKQDPLNTTLSHDTAPTQPHKQSASQATPGNVTSMDGSADLSSEVTTRYNSTAQALVNTAQHEVPFSKGLLPTENVEETFTSSTSTNTISATFPEVRTDREGEGFTTGSVTMTPRNMVHTATTTGPSRTQATYMHGRSLSVWRTSAVNASTDATEVAKNVSTGANNTRLEERETGFWPDCHTKGWPSESRRSSKLVCLLTLWSLAVIASVFLGLTIFLCARLSVVKQRAGWRGRGRGQKRNSTAKETQSLWAEPGASAQERVELWYANGTTLQVEVNGRERGREERTRRKSEKRKARDNEGDMWAPPRVTMDDITEFWYGNRRARNTERPAGQGQLMGMHQYSQE, from the exons aTGACCAGCGCAGAAAAAG TGCACATCACGAAGATGAGTGCTGTACATCCAACGGTTGGGGTCACCCAAGTTCTGACCTTCTGTGCTGTGCTACTGACCCGACACTGCATGACCAGCGCCACAGCGGAGCCAGACACGACCGCGCCGACCCGAGACCGCGCGGACAGGACGGCGACAGGGACACATGCAGCAGAGCTCTCACACGTCCCTGGGGGAGACGACGAGCCCAGAACCCGTCCCCGCAACATCGAGAGTCTCCCGCAGGTGACTGTCTCTTCTAATCTCACACTTCTGACAACGCAAAATGGCAACAGCCCAGAAACAGGAACATGGTCTGGCACATCTAGCACAGGACACCAGACTCATGGCTTCCCCAGGCAGCACATGGCTCAGACAGGACACGAGTCAGGCATTGACCACTGGGAGACCAGAACAGGAACAGAGCCGTCCACATCAAAGACGCAACAACACGTCCAGCCCTCGTCTCAGGCGAGCTGGGGTCGGACCGAAGGAACAGCGCGACCAGGAGTGAGGCTTGGTGGATTTACGGCAGGGCACAAAGATGACGGCCTGCCAACTCCAGACTGGGGTTTTGTAAAGCGGATGGCAGGGATGAAACCCTGGGAAAGCGCAGCAGTTACGGCGCGCTCAGCATCCCACGAGACAGGCGCCGTTATCCGAACCACATCCTGGAGGCCTCAGATGCAGACGAGTGTGGGAAGGGAATCCCACGATGGGATGATGGAAACGGGTGCGACCAAAGTGCCTCTGGAGAACTCCACGGAAGACTCTGGAGTGACATGGAGAATCAAAGGAAGTCACAGCCTCACAATGGAGAAACAAGATCCATTGAACACCACCCTGAGCCATGACACAGCACCAACCCAGCCGCACAAACAGTCCGCGAGCCAAGCAACTCCTGGCAATGTTACCAGCATGGATGGGAGCGCTGACCTGAGCAGTGAGGTCACGACCAGATACAATAGCACGGCGCAGGCATTAgtgaacacagcacaacatgaGGTTCCTTTCAGTAAAGGTCTTCTACCCACAGAGAACGTGGAGGAAACGTTTACCTCCAGTACGAGCACAAACACAATTTCAGCTACATTCCCAGAAGTCCGCACTGATCGGGAAGGTGAGGGATTCACTACAGGGAGTGTCACCATGACTCCAAGAAACATGGTGCACACCGCCACGACCACAGGCCCCAGCAGGACCCAGGCGACATACATGCATGGCCGCAGTCTGAGTGTGTGGAGGACGTCTGCGGTCAACGCATCTACTGACGCAACAGAGGTGGCCAAGAACGTGTCCACTGGAGCAAACAACACCAGActcgaggagagagagactggcttTTGGCCTGACTGTCACACTAAGGGCTGGCCATCGGAGTCTCGGCGATCGTCTAAGCTGGTCTGTTTGCTCACGCTGTGGAGCCTGGCTGTGATTGCTTCTGTCTTCCTGGGCCTCACCATATTCCTGTGCGCACGTTTGTCCGTGGTGAAGCAGAGGGCCGGGTGGAGGGGGCGAGGGAGGGGCCAGAAAAGGAACTCCACAGCCAAGGAGACGCAGAGCCTGTGGGCCGAGCCCGGCGCCTCCGCCCAGGAGAGAGTGGAATTATGGTACGCCAACGGGACCACGCTGCAGGTGGAAGTCAatgggagggagcgagggagagaggagaggacgagAAGAAAAAGTGAGAAACGGAAAGCAAGGGATAATGAGGGAGATATGTGGGCGCCGCCCAGGGTGACCATGGACGACATCACAGAGTTCTGGTACGGCAACAGAAGGGCGAGGAACACAGAGAGGCCAGCTGGACAGGGTCAACTTATGGGGATGCATCAGTACTCacaagagtga
- the si:ch73-248e21.7 gene encoding leukosialin has product MMCGPHFVLSTLLLSLFLSTAETEEFRAVSEMPSSRGLLISQSVGVMTISAGRDVELLSSGESTSTKESTLTSAVNRITVTGLLGTSTSGLGSAKPMPEDSTMTTEAISMTTSAAETTLMLTGAPTYAVVTSQTSTAVVTEAGTNAKTSKMTHELADSKLTTSPQQENNGGVTDALSSTAESLRSSSKPPTPALTTATTTALTTAAMKPSEAVSTPLLPIGKTAPGVKTTSETTQKRTGTLQAPTHASETTFAAIDTIPGLNVQSDKKDKDAGSGWLIVAVGAAVVSVLVVAAFCIVFIKHRKKISRRSGRMNVWGRSQKRKGAYDDAWAGPAKLEGRENAECDGPEAGPGQGAEKNAEDTDGMLSTFLASGENGVGCDGSKEARKWEEQEPLLYIDEGVKQEEKEQEGAEKAKQEGPEEQGGRLGDTEARKSELNGETFCLTTAV; this is encoded by the coding sequence ATGATGTGTGGCCCGCACTTTGTTCTgagcactctgctgctctcgCTGTTCCTGAGCACAGCTGAAACAGAGGAGTTTCGTGCTGTCAGCGAGATGCCATCGAGCAGGGGGCTTCTCATATCCCAGAGTGTTGGGGTTATGACAATCTCAGCTGGGAGGGATGTGGAGTTGCTATCCTCAGGTGAAAGCACTAGCACTAAGGAGTCAACCCTGACCTCTGCTGTCAACAGAATAACCGTCACGGGGCTCCTCGGCACAAGCACGTCTGGGCTGGGATCGGCCAAACCCATGCCAGAGGACagcaccatgacaacagaggcCATTTCCATGACAACCAGTGCTGCAGAAACCACGCTGATGCTGACAGGTGCCCCAACGTATGCTGTCGTGACTTCCCAGACTTCAACAGCCGTGGTGACGGAGGCAGGGACCAACGCGAAGACGTCCAAAATGACCCATGAGCTTGCTGATTCAAAGCTGACGACTTCACCACAACAAGAGAACAATGGTGGAGTAACGGACGCTCTTAGCAGTACTGCAGAATCCTTACGCAGCTCTTCAAAACCACCAACCCCGGCTCTGACGACAGCAACAACCACTGCCCTGACCACCGCGGCCATGAAACCATCGGAGGCTGTTTCTACGCCCTTACTTCCCATTGGGAAGACTGCACCCGGAGTCAAGACCACCTCTGAAACGACCCAGAAGCGAACTGGGACGCTCCAGGCCCCTACCCACGCTAGTGAGACCACATTCGCTGCCATTGATACAATTCCAGGTTTGAATGTCCAATCggacaaaaaagacaaagatgCAGGTTCTGGTTGGCTAATTGTTGCTGTCGGTGCTGCAGTGGTGTCTGTTCTTGTCGTGGCTGCATTCTGCATCGTGTTCATCAAACACAGGAAGAAAATCAGCAGACGATCCGGACGCATGAACGTCTGGGGGAGGTCCCAGAAGAGAAAAGGGGCCTATGACGATGCCTGGGCGGGGCCTGCGAAGCTGGAGGGCAGAGAGAACGCGGAGTGCGACGGTCCGGAGGCGGGGCCTGGACAGGGAGCCGAGAAGAACGCAGAAGACACGGACGGGATGCTCAGCACGTTTCTGGCCTCAGGAGAAAACGGAGTGGGCTGCGATGGATCCAAGGAGGCCCGGAAGTGGGAGGAGCAAGAACCTCTGCTGTACATCGACGAGGGCGTgaagcaggaggagaaggaacAGGAAGGGGCGGAGAAAGCGAAGCAGGAGGGACCGGAAGAGCAAGGGGGCAGACTGGGAGACACGGAAGCAAGGAAGAGCGAGTTGAACGGGGAAACTTTTTGTCTCACCACTGCCGTGTGA
- the si:ch73-248e21.5 gene encoding uncharacterized protein si:ch73-248e21.5 isoform X2 yields the protein MHITKMSAVHPTVGVTQVLTFCAVLLTRHCMTSATAEPDTTAPTRDRADRTATGTHAAELSHVPGGDDEPRTRPRNIESLPQVTVSSNLTLLTTQNGNSPETGTWSGTSSTGHQTHGFPRQHMAQTGHESGIDHWETRTGTEPSTSKTQQHVQPSSQASWGRTEGTARPGVRLGGFTAGHKDDGLPTPDWGFVKRMAGMKPWESAAVTARSASHETGAVIRTTSWRPQMQTSVGRESHDGMMETGATKVPLENSTEDSGVTWRIKGSHSLTMEKQDPLNTTLSHDTAPTQPHKQSASQATPGNVTSMDGSADLSSEVTTRYNSTAQALVNTAQHEVPFSKGLLPTENVEETFTSSTSTNTISATFPEVRTDREGEGFTTGSVTMTPRNMVHTATTTGPSRTQATYMHGRSLSVWRTSAVNASTDATEVAKNVSTGANNTRLEERETGFWPDCHTKGWPSESRRSSKLVCLLTLWSLAVIASVFLGLTIFLCARLSVVKQRAGWRGRGRGQKRNSTAKETQSLWAEPGASAQERVELWYANGTTLQVEVNGRERGREERTRRKSEKRKARDNEGDMWAPPRVTMDDITEFWYGNRRARNTERPAGQGQLMGMHQYSQE from the exons A TGCACATCACGAAGATGAGTGCTGTACATCCAACGGTTGGGGTCACCCAAGTTCTGACCTTCTGTGCTGTGCTACTGACCCGACACTGCATGACCAGCGCCACAGCGGAGCCAGACACGACCGCGCCGACCCGAGACCGCGCGGACAGGACGGCGACAGGGACACATGCAGCAGAGCTCTCACACGTCCCTGGGGGAGACGACGAGCCCAGAACCCGTCCCCGCAACATCGAGAGTCTCCCGCAGGTGACTGTCTCTTCTAATCTCACACTTCTGACAACGCAAAATGGCAACAGCCCAGAAACAGGAACATGGTCTGGCACATCTAGCACAGGACACCAGACTCATGGCTTCCCCAGGCAGCACATGGCTCAGACAGGACACGAGTCAGGCATTGACCACTGGGAGACCAGAACAGGAACAGAGCCGTCCACATCAAAGACGCAACAACACGTCCAGCCCTCGTCTCAGGCGAGCTGGGGTCGGACCGAAGGAACAGCGCGACCAGGAGTGAGGCTTGGTGGATTTACGGCAGGGCACAAAGATGACGGCCTGCCAACTCCAGACTGGGGTTTTGTAAAGCGGATGGCAGGGATGAAACCCTGGGAAAGCGCAGCAGTTACGGCGCGCTCAGCATCCCACGAGACAGGCGCCGTTATCCGAACCACATCCTGGAGGCCTCAGATGCAGACGAGTGTGGGAAGGGAATCCCACGATGGGATGATGGAAACGGGTGCGACCAAAGTGCCTCTGGAGAACTCCACGGAAGACTCTGGAGTGACATGGAGAATCAAAGGAAGTCACAGCCTCACAATGGAGAAACAAGATCCATTGAACACCACCCTGAGCCATGACACAGCACCAACCCAGCCGCACAAACAGTCCGCGAGCCAAGCAACTCCTGGCAATGTTACCAGCATGGATGGGAGCGCTGACCTGAGCAGTGAGGTCACGACCAGATACAATAGCACGGCGCAGGCATTAgtgaacacagcacaacatgaGGTTCCTTTCAGTAAAGGTCTTCTACCCACAGAGAACGTGGAGGAAACGTTTACCTCCAGTACGAGCACAAACACAATTTCAGCTACATTCCCAGAAGTCCGCACTGATCGGGAAGGTGAGGGATTCACTACAGGGAGTGTCACCATGACTCCAAGAAACATGGTGCACACCGCCACGACCACAGGCCCCAGCAGGACCCAGGCGACATACATGCATGGCCGCAGTCTGAGTGTGTGGAGGACGTCTGCGGTCAACGCATCTACTGACGCAACAGAGGTGGCCAAGAACGTGTCCACTGGAGCAAACAACACCAGActcgaggagagagagactggcttTTGGCCTGACTGTCACACTAAGGGCTGGCCATCGGAGTCTCGGCGATCGTCTAAGCTGGTCTGTTTGCTCACGCTGTGGAGCCTGGCTGTGATTGCTTCTGTCTTCCTGGGCCTCACCATATTCCTGTGCGCACGTTTGTCCGTGGTGAAGCAGAGGGCCGGGTGGAGGGGGCGAGGGAGGGGCCAGAAAAGGAACTCCACAGCCAAGGAGACGCAGAGCCTGTGGGCCGAGCCCGGCGCCTCCGCCCAGGAGAGAGTGGAATTATGGTACGCCAACGGGACCACGCTGCAGGTGGAAGTCAatgggagggagcgagggagagaggagaggacgagAAGAAAAAGTGAGAAACGGAAAGCAAGGGATAATGAGGGAGATATGTGGGCGCCGCCCAGGGTGACCATGGACGACATCACAGAGTTCTGGTACGGCAACAGAAGGGCGAGGAACACAGAGAGGCCAGCTGGACAGGGTCAACTTATGGGGATGCATCAGTACTCacaagagtga